From the genome of Scleropages formosus chromosome 22, fSclFor1.1, whole genome shotgun sequence:
TAACACACTTGCACATGGGCAGTGGCTGGTTTGACCGGTTGAACCAGTTGGCTTTGACCTAACTAAAAGTAAAACCAAGAACACGCATTCCACAAATATTACAAGCTACCTATATATATGGAGCTCCCGGGATCAAATACATCAGTGAGTCAGAAAATCCCAGCTCATCACAGAGTCCAGAAGGCCTGCAGACATGCTGAAGTTTCTACTGCTGAGTGCTCTCATAGCAGTGGGTAAGAACCGTCTTTTCCACAGCAAAGTTTTTCACTCAGTCACGTTATCGGTATGCATAGTTAAATCCATTTGACTAATCTTAGTCAATTTCTTGCAAGGTTCACGATAGTTTTCACATTGTTCTAATGTTGACTGTCTTTCGGTTTTCCCCAGTGCTTGCTGAGCAAAATGTAAAGCCCCAATACATGAAAGCATTGCAAGATAAGGTTGTGGGGGGTAGTGAAGCCCAACCCCATGCTTGGCCCTGGCAGGTATGACACATAACGgtgttgaatgtttttgtcaatttcagcattcgtcacttttttttttttttttttttttgtcattagaaaataatgcttttgctATACTGGCCTCTTTAAGTGAGACTAAGGTTTAGCCCCTTTTGGTGAGGCTCATTTAACTCAACAGTTATGTGTTAATTTATGGTCAATATGTTAATTATAATGTACCTGATggatttttcctgctttgtgtctcaGGTCTCCCTTCAGTACCAGTATTTGTACTTTTGGTACTACCACTTCTGTGGAGGTTCTCTGGTCAGGAGAGGCTGGGTGATGACAGCTGCCCAATGTGTGGACACGTGAGTTTGGGGCCTAAGCTGGCATGTCCTAAAAGACTTACGGCAGCACTTTGGTGTGTTGTAACTTTGGTTGTGCGGTATAATGGGTTTGGACCATGCATCCAGTGGTGTGTATGAACAACTCTTTAGACAGAAAGAGGAAAGTGCCTATCCTGAGTTGCTCCTttacaaataccctgctgtataaaagggaatATACTTGTGACTTGTGattattgtaacattgtaaggcaccttgaacaaaggcctCAGCCCAGTAGCAGTCTATTATAATGActaaagttcatttttatattcattagaaatggtgcatgtgtgtatcaCTAACATAGACTGTACACCCTAACAATCTCTGTTTTCTGTACCCTACTGCTCTCTAGAACAAAGACTTGGCGAGTGGTTCTTGGCGATCACAACATATATGTGAGTGAGGGCACAGAGCAGGCGATCGCTGTGAGCAATTTCTACGTACACCCCAACTGGAACCCCAACAGTCTCGCCAACGGGTGAGTGGACGAGCCAGGCGAGCTTTTCTCACTTAAAATTTGAGAAGTACTGTAGGacctttttttgcttaattacagtaaaattagtcAAAACTCAActcaaaatttgcatgttctatgTTCAAAACAGAATACAGAGTGATGAAGTGGTACAGCAGTCGTTTGTGGAAGAAAGCAGTGATCAGCATTTTTCATAGCCTCCTTTGCCGTGAAAACCGTGCAAGTGGTCAAAATGAGATGAATTCGGTTCTAGAGCCTGTACCTACCTACGCATGATATCCGAAAAAATTATAAGTGGTAGTGAAGGCAGGTCACCTGTAAAGAATCTTGGTCAAACACTTAAACATTAACCCTGGTAGCCAAAAattaccagaaaaaaatgagtttatggAGTATTTATGTGACTTGCTGTAAATGACACTAAGgtgatttggttattttttcatcatctgaACACCCGTATGGCTCATTTGCCTCCCCTCAGGTATGATATCGCTCTGCTCCGTCTGTCCTTTGATGCCACCCTCAACTCCTACGTGCAGCTGGCTTCTCTGCCCTCATTCGGTCAGATCCTGCCCAACAACAACCCCTGCTACGTCACAGGCTGGGGCTACACCCAGAGTGAGTATAACACTTTACCTGGGTGATTTACagccttattttttattgtcatgttacctgtttactgcattctgtgtgttttcgtgTGCTATATGCATGTTTGAAACGAGATTTGTTCTTACTGTGTGACACCTTAGCCATCTCTGACTGTGTCGGCCTTGGTCTCTGCAGGTGGGGGTCAGCTGTCTGCCTCTTTGAAGCAGGCGTACCTGCCTCTGGTGGACTACAGCACCTGCTCCAGGAGTGACTGGTGGGGCAGCACTGTTAAGACCACTATGGTCTGTGCAGGGGGCGGCAGTGACTCTGCCTGCCAGGTGACTCAGCCTTTATTACTACAGTATGaacaaaagtataaaacacaacttttctgttaaattgAGGGAAAttgtaatgtgtgtaaatatttcagaggTATTTGAATTCTAGTGATACATCTCAAATGGTTTGATTTAGGTTCTGAGGATCAAGACGACGTATCCGAAAACTTGCCTTTCGTTAACTTAAGGTCTGTTACTCTTCAGGGTGACGGCGGCGGTCCACTGAACTGTCAGGTCAATGGACGCTACTACGTCCATGGCGTGACCAGCTTTGTGTCCTCCCTCGGCTGCAACACACTGAGGAAACCCACCGTTTTCACCCGAGTCTCGGCGTACACCACCTGGATGGAAGGAGTGAGTACCCGTAGGCTCCTACTAGCCAATCACAGAGAGTCACTGTTCGCGAGAACCAATGAGAACTGTTTGTCTCAGAACAAGTGCAGTTTTAGAATTGTGGCAGTTGGTGGCACCGTGTTTTTAGTCAGCCTCTACCAAGCTGAAGGTCTCTGGTGTGATTCACCCTCCTCTCCTAccaccttgatcaaagtactaaccctaaacgGACGAGGCACACAACTGCAAGTGATTTGTTACAGAAAGCTGAATGATCTAAAATAACTTCTATAGTCAATTTTACCATATCTAATTGATACGATCATATCTAACTGATGCaatctaatttttaaaatgtagttggaagggaaatattttaattttattgaggtTTTTTGTAGCGCAATATAATGTTTCTGAGTTTTAACAAGCGGCctttttctgttacagattatgaatcagtaaaagcagaaatttaagCGGTGTGAAGGACAGTCTACTGGATAGGATCTCAGCATTCCAGATATGAGCCTTCCTTCTTAAATTCAACTCCATTGCAGACACGACGGATCgactaaaagaaaataaagtctcTTGATCACTCTGAATACTGTGTCCGTCTGATTTTTAATTCTGGTCTCAAAGTACAGCAAAAGCACATTGTGAAGTAACCCCCGTAAGGGTGTACTGTAATTTCCATGACTGTAGTGAAAAGTACTGAAAACGTTTCAGTCTGGTATTGTTCACTAGCTGAAGGTCAGATTTCTAAGAAGAGTTCCTGTATATTAGAAGAAACGGCAGAACTGAATAAAAGTAGTCGTGTTACACCTGTTACTGTCACGATTGTAACAAATCAGACTTTAAGACTGTCTCACTTTGAAACATAACCCTGTGTTtgcaatgggggaaaaaaaggcctcGGTGCCTGTACATCATCATGGTTTCCAAGCTTTAATGTGCACTACTTGACACAATTTGAGTCTATTTTCTATAGTGATAACtttaagaaaggtttttttctgtgaaaagtaaatgttatcTTACATTAAACAGCCTGTACACTCGCAttgctacaaaaaaaacattttaatttctgtgatcCACACAAGTATTGTTAATATCCTGGATATAGCACATCCACAATGAATGAAATACCCtgctttgtataaataaaactgtgataTTACAGTGTAACCATCATATATGTTTAAGAGGGATATCTGAGTTCTCTTGTAGACGTACACATGGGAAATGGTTGGTTGGACTGACGATAACTATGACAAAGGACACACAATTTACTGTACATTCCACAAGTATCTAAATAGTTTGTAAAAATGCGTTCTCAGTGTTGTGGACCACAGAAATGTTATTGATGTCATGGATCCACacacaagaaaatgaaaacacgcACATACAGAAATACTGTGTTCTGTGGTATCACACTGTAATTATGCTATATGTGTGAGAGGTAtaacaagcggttgtagacattggttggtatacttgtgatttaaaaaagtcagataccttggaaaaaagcctccgccaagtaataaataatattaattgaaGTTCCAAGGTTTATTGGGGACAACATGTCTCTGCACACAACACACTCTGTAAACTGGTGTATAgctaaaattatacattttaatttctgtaaaccacaaaaatgttattacagtttttttcagtcGATTTGAaacattactccaaactccggtcactgctctcaaaacaattaacacagccatctgaacacttcattcattgtcctaaatagattgtaagttcttgtctatCTCATACTACTTACAAATGACAcgcatacttttcccaaaacactgtgcacaaaattccgcaatgtttgcacaacagttcataAAGCCAGCCAGAACTGTAATacatcaggaaaaaagcaattgcgtgtctttcattggtttaacacaaatcacaagcACTTCTGCACCATTTTGCTcaacacaacaagcaaaactctgtcatttgttcaatgctcagctacacatggtatgttctcaatgagccccaaattgatatctgctgatttagtaacacacacacacacacacacacacactttcacagccgcttgtcccatacggggttgcagggaaccggagcctacccggcaacacagagcgtaaggccggaggggagggacacacccaggacaggacaccagtgcatcgcaaggcaccccaagcaggactcgaaccccagacccaccggagagcaggactgtggtccaacccactgcgccaccgctcccccttaaaacacataacacgggaaatgcaaatttcctaattGATTACACAGTTATCGCAATTCCTACAattataaaaggggaaaagaataaagacaaagaataagaacaagaacGAGCAGGGAAAAAGGAGCACGTGtaagagtgagaggtggtggaaagggtagaggaagatgaagagtggaagaggtaaagggagatgaggggagaggaggcgaggatgtaggaagaggagaagggagaggagtAGAAGGAGGAGAGATGGGTTGAATGGAGGGCAATggtgtagtggaaagagcaagagaataaaatgtaacaagacaatgagcagagaggaagaggacagcagggtggaagaggaggtaggagaggcagaaggattgggtacagatgggtttcaaatgaaatgagggccacccAAATCGACCATatcataaatcatggtctctccttcagagaagctgggcagagagttcagcccaGCATAAACAGATCCACAATGACGTCAATTATccgcacatttcagagtgaCAGCCGACAAGTAACCATACCATTGTACTGCTATAGTTAGACTCTAGTACTCTAGATCTCTACTATAAATGTTTGCACTCGTCCAAACGTGTGTCAGAATGGAAGTTcgacaacattcaggtggacgaacaagactcttttcaattgaacaagagcatgccattgttgacatggtggccCAGAACAACATCATCCGCCTCAAAGAAATTtagcaaagaataatacaggacaaccaagtattccagaattttcagcaatgcagtcttgctaCAACTGATcgtgttgtaaggagaaatgccgtccggatgaagcaggtatacaaagtgccctttgagaggaactctatcagagtgaaggagttgcgattccagtttgttcaagtacgtgtaagccgcacaattactgcacttttacccgaaatataaagatattgttttcctggatcttatgtgtctatatactattccactctaagtggaaaaattccggtgtctctgggcatagtgctgtgtcaaagtGGGAACCCAGACTGCTCCACAACAgatacagtataaactttgcaatcaatggcattactttaaaaaaaaacactcacttattgcaccttgtgtttttttactctagaggattttggagttggatagcagtgctactcattttgagGACCTGTGtattgatgaagctggcttcaatcttaacaaaaaaaaggagaagagagaggaatGTAATtggccatcgtgccacagtcaATGTCCTTGGACAACggggaggcaacatcaccatgtctgccgcaatttcaactactggtgggtgttgtggcacacagtgctgtcttggggccatacaatgccgaaaggatacaaatttttttgaactccctcaatgaaatcctcttcccgcAGGTTGACCACAAGCAAATGGATCaagattttgtagttgtttgggacaatgtgcATTCCATCGTTCGGCGCTGGCGCGGGAGTGATTTGAGCATCATCCACATTTCAGGGTGGTGTTCCTTCCgccatattctcctttcctgaatccagttgaggagttcttctcctgttggagatggaaagtgtatgatcaCAACCCttacagaatcagaatcagctttattagCCAAGTATAcatgagcatacaaggaattttctTCTGGTTTAGAGCAAaactacagtgcacattcacacatacagactacataagcacatactgaactagacatagactaatacaaacatgattaccgataatgcagcagacaagaacatagcataatgcagacagaacataaaaccatgcagacataattcaactaaatgaccaagcacagaaaaaaagtacGCGTTGTCCTGTATCATAAAGTaacattatagtgcagtgattgtcagttatttggagaacatattgcacatgggtatgatgttactcagaagatataaagaaacatattgcacatggataTGAAATTGCACAAAAGGTATAAGGAAACATATTGCACACGATGTTGCACAAAAGATGTaagaacatactgcacatgggtgTAATGCTGAACAAGTAGggtacagtagtagtaaaaagTCCAGTGAAGATAGCAGTTATAGGAGGGTGTTCAGAATCTTTATGGCTGccgggaaaaagctgttttggtgtctggtaCTTCTTGTTTTGATTAGTATGTATCGCCTGCCCAAGGGAAGTAGGGTAAACAGACAGTGAGCTGGGTGTGAGGGGTCCCCTACGATTTTCTCAGCCCCTTTCCTGACACGGGACatgtacaggtcctggagggaagGCAGGTTGGTCCCGGTGATGCGCTCTGCTGAATTAACCAGTCTGTGAAGGCGGCGCTTGTCCAATTGGGTGGCAGAGCTGAACCACACAGTGATTGATGAACATAGTATGGATTCCGTGGTGGCCCTGTAAAATTGGCACAGCAGTTCCTTCGGCAGGTTGTGCTTCCTCAGTTGGCGGAGAACGTAcatcctctgctgggctttctttgcTATGGTAGTGATGTTCTTCTCCCACTTCAAGTCTTTGCAGATGATAGTACCAAAGAACTTGAAGGAATCAGTGCTGGACACAGTACAACCTTGGATAGCGAGTGGTGGCAGAGGAGAAGGtactttcttaaaaaatgtcatctccaCTATCCTACTGGTATTGAGTTCCAGGTTGTTGTGTCTGCACCACAAAGAAAGCCGGTCCACCTCCCACCTGTATGCAGACTCATCGCAGTCCTTGACGAGTCCTAtgactgtagtgtcatcagcgaATTTCAGGATCTTAACTGATGAGTCCGCGGAGGTGCAGTCCATAGGCCTCTTCAAGCgatggaagaggcctgtggagatgttgaggcagtagcttcttttatacaacagaactcctcagtagagaacttcacgataaacgtgtatttgcattcatgtatttgagTGTGTACATCGGACTATGATATACAATCAATAGGCGACACCATTGTACgtttgatgttagtatttaattttagtaaatgcattagtagaagaaaaggcagtacttcATTATGCAGTGGAACTGAACTGTTTGATCAAGCTAAGAGTATGTTcagttggctgtgttaattgttttgagagcaattacattaatttggagaaatgtgacaaaacgattgagaaaaactgtaacacTTGTCCCTGAGGTTATACAATATTCAAAACACAACACCTTACAGCCAAGTAAGTCTTCTTCAAGAAATGGAAGAgccctgtggagatgttgaggccGAAGCTTGTCAAGCATGGATTCAGTATTCGTGGCGTTTTTCCCAAGATGCATGGCTCGCgaagggggttgcggtggcgcagtgggttggaccaggtcctgctctccagtgggtctggggttcgagtcccacttggggtgccttgcgacggactggcgtcccgttctgggtgtgtcccctccccctccggccttacaccctgtgttgccgggttaggctccggttccccgcgaccccgtatgggacaagcggttcagaaaatgtgtgtgtgtgtgtgtgtgtgtgtgtgtgtgtgtgtgtgtgtgtgtgcacggcTCGTGAGAACATATGCTGTGATGTAGATGAAATTCTCtggccagatgtgaatgagAGGCATAATCAATGAAGTTCAGTGATTGCAgtgcatatgtatatatgttttttcttttggacaACTCATTGTTACacaacagaactcctcagtaAAGAACTTCACGTGTATTTGCATTCCTGTATTTGTACATCAGgctatattatactgtacaatcaacagagcacacactTCTACTGttgatgttagtatttattttttgtaaatgcattAGTACAATAAAAGGCAGTACTTCAGTATCcagtggaattgaactgtttggtcaaGGTAAGACTGTGCTtagttggctgtgttaattgttttctgAGGAATTACGTTtgcttggagaaatgtgtcagaacaACTGAGAAAAATTGTAATATGGATTttacatgcgcgcgcacacacacaaaaatactgtgttttgtgcaaataaaaccaTGCTATAGTATGTATGTAAGAAATGTGAGTCCTCTAGCATACTTGCACATGGGCAGTAGTTGATTTGACCAGTCGAACCAGTTGACTTTGAAAAGAGCTAAAAACTAGAACACACATGACAAACATTCCACAGATATTACAAGCTACCCATGTATAGAGTTCCCAGAATCAAACACATCAGTCAATGAGGAAACCACACCTTGCTGGGTTTGGACTGGCAAAGAAGAgcacacaggcagcattcatcaaaACATTCATCGGAACACTGGTgcacagggaaatgatgctgtGAGTCAAAAGACACATTGTCCACAAGAACGTGCAGCTGCAACTAACCCTCCCAGCCTGAAacgaaacagaaagaaaacaacattcctccagcaCCATAGTGCTACATAAGAGAACAATATCTTATAatacatgcaataaaaaaacaatatgttacaatatgataataaatgctgtaaaaacgcaaacataaatgtaaaacaaaaaaaattgcaaagggaatGGAATGGCGTTCAGTTGAGTTTgggtgtgcatgtctgtgtgcgtgtgtatgtgtggttggGTCAGGGTTCTTGCGGTCCGAAATGCTGCAATTTCAAAACCAGGCGGTGATGCATCTGCTCATGATGATCTCTGTAGTCGCTCTGTAGAAcgtggtgaggatgggggtggTGGGAGATGGGCTCTCCTCCACCTTCGCAGAAAgtagagacgctgctgggctttcttggctgtggagctggtgttgagtgACCAGGTAAGGTTCTCCGCaaggtgaacaccaaggaatttggtgctcttgaccATATCCCCAGAGGAGCCGTCGATATTCAGAGGAGAGTGGTTGCTCCGTGCTCTCCTGAAGGCAACAACCATGTCTTCTGTTTTGTCCACgttcagggacaggttgttggctctgcaccagtccATTAGCCAGTGCACCTCCTCATTGCATGCTGACTCGTCATTTCTGCCGATGACACATGCCGTCGGCAAACCTGATGATGTGGTTCGAGCTATGTATTGCTGCACGGTCGTGAGTCAACAGAGTGGACAGCAgcggactgagcacacagccctggggaggggGCTCCAATGCTCAGTGTGTTGGTGCTGGAGATGCTGCTTCTAATCCGGACTCCTGAAGGGGGGTGTTCAGGCCTagcaggctcagctttccaATCAGGTACTGAGGAATGATTGtactgaatgctgaactgaagtctacGAACAACATTTGAACATACGTGTCCTTTTTGTCCCGGTGGGCGAGGGCCAGATGGAGGCTGGTGATGATGGCGCCGTCTGTTGAGCGCTTGGGACGATACACGAATTGCAGGGGGTCCAGGGGGTCCAGTGAGGGGGCAGCAGGATCTTACTGTGCGTCAGCAGGAGtctctcgaagcacttcatgacaATGGATGTGAGTGCGACGGGACGGAAGTCGTTGAGGCAGGACACAGAAGATATCTTTGGCAAGGGGACGATGGCGGTGGCCTTGAAGCACATTGGAAGGACGGCGCTGCTCAGGGACATGTTGAAGATGTCAGTGAGAACATCTGCCAGCTAGTCTGCGCATCCTCTGAGCCCTCTGCCAGGAATGTTTTCTGGTCCAGCAGCCTTCCATGGGTTGACTCTGCATAGCGTTTTCCTCACATCAGCCGTGGCAAGACATAGCATCTGGTTGTTGGGAGGAAGGGTGGTCTTCCTCGCCGCCACGTCATTCTGCGCCTCAGACCGAGCGTAGAAGTTGTTCAGTGCGTCTGGAAGGGAGGCATCACTGTCGCAGGCAGGTGAAGTTGTCCTGCGGTTGGTGATGGCCTGGATGCCCTTTTAAACGTGTTGCGTGTCGCCGCCGTTCTTGAAGTAGCTGTGGATTCTCTGGCCGTGTGCGCGCTTTGCCTCTCTGATGGCCCGGGACAGTTTGTCCCTCGCTGTTCTTACGGCCACCTTGTCCCCTGCTTTGAAGGCAGAGTCTCGGGTCCTCGGCAATGCACGCACCTTGGCAGTCATCCACGGCTTCTGGTTGGAGCGTGTAGTGATGGTCTTGGAGGCGGTGACGTGGTCgttgcacttgctgatgtagctgGTCACTGATGCCATGCATTCCTCCAAGTTGGTGGAGTCATCATTGGTTGCAGCATCCCTGGACATGTGCCAGTCAGTGCGATCAAAGGAGTCCTGAGGAGCAGAGATGGTTCCTGCTGGGCAggttttcatctgtttcagaaCCGGTTTGGCGCGTCTGACGAGCGGAGCGGTCCGTATGCTGGGAACAGCATAATAGAGATGTGGTCCGAGTACCCGAGGTGAGGGCGGGGCTCTGCCCGGAAAGTGCCGGGGAtgtttgtataaaaaatatCCATCTCCTTTGCCCCTCTCGTTGAAAAGtccacatgtttatggaatttaGTGTGCACCGACTTGAGATTGGCTTGTGTGCATTCCGCAGTTTGCTAATAGCCgcacacagctcacactgcatctCCTTAGGCATTTGCGCTGGGGGGAATGTATACTCTGACTATACGGACAGTGGTGAATTCCTGCAGTAGATAAAATGGTCTGCATGTAACAGTCACAAACTCCAACAGCGATGAGCAGTAACTAGAGACAAGCACCGAGCTCTTGCACCAATTCGTGTTGATGTAAACACACAAGCCACCACCGCGAGCCTTAccgcacagagacagagctgcatTTCTGACCGTCTAGGTGAATGACGGCGTCTGGAACTCTGTCTCTGAGAGATGTCTCCGTGAAAACGAAGATGCGGCAGTCTCTAAACTCACGGCACGTAGTCTGCGGCGGGAGTTAATAATTAggatgataattaaaaaataatattccttaataataataagtaataaatagtaagttgggggatgcggtggcgcagtgggtttggccgggtcctgctctctggcatgcctgggcttcgagtcctgcttggggtgccttgtgatagactggcgtcctgtccaggatgcGTACccgccccctccggccctgcgcgctgccgg
Proteins encoded in this window:
- the LOC114909340 gene encoding elastase-1-like, whose amino-acid sequence is MLKFLLLSALIAVVLAEQNVKPQYMKALQDKVVGGSEAQPHAWPWQVSLQYQYLYFWYYHFCGGSLVRRGWVMTAAQCVDTTKTWRVVLGDHNIYVSEGTEQAIAVSNFYVHPNWNPNSLANGYDIALLRLSFDATLNSYVQLASLPSFGQILPNNNPCYVTGWGYTQSGGQLSASLKQAYLPLVDYSTCSRSDWWGSTVKTTMVCAGGGSDSACQGDGGGPLNCQVNGRYYVHGVTSFVSSLGCNTLRKPTVFTRVSAYTTWMEGIMNQ